Proteins encoded by one window of Cydia fagiglandana chromosome Z, ilCydFagi1.1, whole genome shotgun sequence:
- the LOC134678475 gene encoding uncharacterized protein LOC134678475, which produces MAKPIRSSVRSMLFKIICNYNQVRHDENERLLEKKRILDEIIQATAGVDDENVRETIQKLASELKNVIDNNASESSYLEKVSTMTGASIRTLRTIKKEGSINQGQWNTPGKKRPRPPTVSNLDNFDVSAIRNKINEFYCVKKQVPTLRALHADLKESIGFSGCCETLRKILHENGFEFKKNKEERSILMEKFEISGWRQRFLRAIHKKREEGKNIVYLDEPYVHQNYRPKKSWQGPSTSGLVEKISSGKRHIIVHAGSEQGFVPNALLVFSTKSKAADYHDDMNSSNFLKWLREMLIPNLTEPSVIVMDNASYHVTQINKPPTMHSLKADIQKWLRENKIPYEECFKKEELMCLVEENKIGPIYAAEELLKQHGHEVLKLPPYHCDLNAIELIWSLTKRKIASRNVGLPGSDTENLIRECFAMITPEDWKKSTDHVESVRKEKSRGRNGN; this is translated from the exons ATGGCTAAACCGATTAGAAGCAGTGTGAGGAGCATGTTATTTAAGATAATCTGTAACTATAATCAAGTTCGACACGACGAAAATGAGAGATTACTAGAAAAGAAGCGAATATTGGACGAAATCATTCAGGCGACCG cgGGCGTAGATGACGAAAATGTTAGAGAAACTATTCAAAAGCTAGCAAGCGAACTGAAGAATGTTATTGATAATAACGCATCAGAATCAAGTTATTTAGAGAAAGTGTCTACTATGACag gtgcAAGCATTCGTACACTACGCACAATTAAAAAAGAGGGTTCTATTAACCAAGGCCAATGGAATACGCCAGGGAAAAAACGACCCCGGCCACCAACTGTGTCAAATTTAGACAATTTTGATGTGTCAGCCAtccgtaataaaattaatgagttTTATTGCGTCAAAAAGCAGGTACCTACTCTAAGAGCCTTACATGCGGATTTGAAAGAATCTATAGGATTCTCAGGATGTTGTGAAACACTGAGGAAAATACTACACGAGAACGGatttgagtttaaaaaaaataaagaagagCGCTCCATCCTCATGGAAAAGTTTGAAATATCTGGGTGGAGGCAAAGGTTTCTTAGAGCTATACATAAAAAACGGgaagaaggaaaaaatattgtgtatctTGATGAGCCATATGTCCATCAAAATTACAGACCGAAGAAGTCATGGCAAGGGCCTTCAACTTCCGGTTTAGTTGAAAAAATTTCCTCGGGTAAGCGGCATATTATAGTGCATGCTGGATCAGAGCAAGGATTTGTGCCCAATGCTTTGCTTGTTTTTAGCACAAAATCCAAAGCAGCTGACTATCATGATGACATGAACAGTTCTAATTTTTTAAAGTGGCTACGAGAAATGTTAATCCCAAATTTGACTGAGCCCAGTGTAATTGTTATGGACAATGCCAGTTACCAtgtaacacaaataaataagcCTCCAACCATGCACAGCTTAAAGGCTGATATTCAAAAATGGCTAAGGGAAAATAAGATCCCATATGAAGAGTGTTTCAAAAAGGAGGAATTGATGTGCCTCGTTGAGGAAAATAAAATTGGTCCCATATATGCAGCAGAGGAGTTATTGAAGCAGCATGGGCATGAGGTCCTTAAATTGCCTCCATACCATTGCGATCTAAACGCTATTGAGTTGATATGGAGCCTCACAAAGCGAAAAATAGCCAGCAGAAATGTGGGGCTACCGGGTTCAGATACGGAAAACTTGATCCGAGAATGTTTTGCAATGATTACCCCGGAAGattggaaaaaaagtacagaccatgtagagtctgtgcggaaagagaagagtcgtggcagaaacgggaactaa
- the LOC134679268 gene encoding ubiquitin-conjugating enzyme E2 G2, producing the protein MAGSALRRLMAEYKQLTVNPPEGIIAGPINEENFFEWEALITGPEGTCFEGGIFPAKLVFPPDYPLSPPKMQFTCEMFHPNIYADGRVCISILHAPGDDPMGYESSAERWSPVQSVEKILLSVVSMLAEPNDESGANVDAAKMWREDREQFNKIAERLVRNTLGIPPQ; encoded by the exons ATGGCTGGGTCAGCATTGCGACGGCTTATGGCCGAATATAAAC AGCTTACTGTTAATCCACCAGAGGGAATCATTGCTGGGCCCATCAATGAAGAAAATTTCTTTGAATGGGAAGCTCTAATCAC CGGGCCAGAAGGGACATGTTTTGAAGGTGGCATATTCCCGGCAAAACTAGTTTTCCCTCCAGACTACCCGCTGAGCCCTCCCAAGATGCAGTTCACTTGTGAAATGTTTCATCCAAACA TATATGCTGATGGGCGTGTCTGCATATCTATTCTCCATGCGCCCGGAGATGACCCCATGGGGTATGAGAGCAGCGCTGAGAGGTGGTCGCCAGTTCAAAGTGTTGAAAAAATACTGCTGTCAGTAGTCAGTATGCTAGCTG AACCTAATGACGAGAGTGGAGCAAATGTTGATGCAGCAAAAATGTGGAGGGAGGACCGAGAACAATTTAACAAGATTGCTGAAAGATTGGTCAGAAACACGCTAGGAATACCACCACAATAA